A genome region from Musa acuminata AAA Group cultivar baxijiao chromosome BXJ3-5, Cavendish_Baxijiao_AAA, whole genome shotgun sequence includes the following:
- the LOC103973263 gene encoding probable xyloglucan endotransglucosylase/hydrolase protein 32: MALLLLCLLLMFGSVAAQPSPGYYPGSLFRPLRFYQGYSNLWGPQHQSVSQDQYSLTIWLDSSSGSGFKSTRPYRNGYFAASIKLQSGYTAGVNTAFYLSNNQAHPGNHDEVDIEFLGTTFGKPYTLQTNVYVRGSGDGRLIGREMRFHLWFDPTADFHRYAMLWNPDEIIFFVDDVPIRRYEKKTEATFPDRPMWMYGSIWDASSWATENGKYKVDYQYQPFVARYTDFKIGGCSAFAPSSCRPVPASPSGGGLSPQQRAAMEWVQRNHLVYDYCQDYSRDHSLTPEC; this comes from the exons ATGGCTCTTCTCCTTCTCTGCCTTCTCCTTATGTTCGGTTCTGTAGCTGCTCAGCCCTCTCCGGGATACTACCCCGGTTCTTTATTCAGGCCTTTAAGATTCTACCAAGGCTACAGTAATCTCTGGGGTCCTCAGCACCAATCAGTCTCCCAAGACCAATACTCCCTAACGATATGGCTTGACAGCAGCTCAG GTAGCGGATTCAAGTCGACTCGCCCATACCGAAACGGCTACTTCGCTGCTTCGATCAAGCTTCAGAGTGGCTATACTGCAGGAGTGAATACGGCCTTCTAT CTGTCGAACAACCAGGCTCATCCGGGGAACCACGACGAGGTCGACATCGAGTTCCTCGGCACCACCTTTGGGAAGCCCTACACTCTCCAGACCAACGTGTACGTTCGGGGCAGCGGCGACGGCAGGCTCATCGGCCGGGAGATGAGGTTCCACCTCTGGTTCGATCCCACGGCCGACTTCCATCGATATGCAATGCTCTGGAACCCCGATGAGATCAT ATTCTTCGTGGACGATGTGCCGATAAGAAGGTACGAGAAGAAGACGGAGGCAACGTTCCCCGATCGGCCGATGTGGATGTACGGCTCCATCTGGGATGCGTCGTCATGGGCGACCGAGAACGGCAAGTACAAGGTGGACTACCAGTACCAGCCGTTCGTGGCGAGGTACACCGACTTCAAGATCGGGGGGTGCTCGGCGTTCGCGCCATCCAGTTGCCGGCCGGTGCCGGCCTCGCCGTCTGGCGGCGGCCTCAGCCCGCAGCAGCGCGCGGCCATGGAGTGGGTTCAGAGGAACCACCTGGTCTACGACTACTGCCAGGACTACAGCAGGGACCATTCTCTCACTCCCGAGTGCTGA
- the LOC135638732 gene encoding aquaporin PIP1-2-like, with protein MEGKEEDVRVGANKFPERQPIGTAAQSQEKDYKEPPLAPLFEPGELKSWSFYRAGIAEFMATFLFLYITILTVMGVVKSSSKCSTVGIQGIAWAFGGMIFALVYCTAGISGGHINPAVTFGLFLARKLSLTRAIFYMVMQCLGAICGAGVVKGFQKGVYENNGGGANVVAAGYSKGDGLGAEIVGTFILVYTVFSATDAKRNARDSHVPILAPLPIGFAVFLVHLATIPITGTGINPARSLGAAIIYNKDHAWDDHWIFWVGPFIGAALAAFYHQIVIRAIPFKSRS; from the exons atggaggGGAAGGAGGAGGATGTGAGGGTTGGAGCCAACAAGTTCCCGGAGAGGCAGCCCATTGGGACAGCAGCTCAGAGCCAGGAGAAGGACTACAAGGAGCCACCACTGGCGCCTCTGTTCGAGCCCGGGGAGCTCAAGTCATGGTCCTTCTACAGGGCTGGGATTGCCGAGTTCATGgccaccttcctcttcctctacatCACCATCCTCACTGTCATGGGGGTGGTCAAGTCCAGCAGCAAGTGCTCCACCGTGGGCATCCAAGGAATTGCCTGGGCCTTTGGAGGCATGATCTTTGCCTTGGTCTACTGCACCGCCGGCATCTCTG GTGGCCATATCAACCCTGCGGTGACCTTCGGGCTGTTCCTGGCGAGGAAGCTCTCCCTCACGAGGGCCATCTTCTACATGGTGATGCAGTGCCTGGGCGCCATCTGCGGCGCCGGCGTGGTCAAGGGATTCCAAAAGGGTGTCTACGAGAACAACGGCGGCGGAGCCAACGTCGTGGCCGCCGGCTACTCCAAGGGTGACGGCCTGGGCGCCGAGATCGTGGGCACCTTCATCCTCGTCTACACCGTCTTCTCTGCAACCGATGCCAAGCGTAACGCCAGGGACTCCCATGTCCCC AtccttgctccattgcccatcggaTTCGCCGTCTTCCTGGTTCACTTGGCGACCATCCCCATCACCGGCACCGGCATCAACCCCGCTCGGAGCCTGGGAGCTGCCATCATCTACAACAAGGACCACGCATGGGATGACCAC TGGATCTTCTGGGTCGGTCCGTTCATAGGAGCTGCCCTGGCCGCCTTCTACCACCAGATCGTCATCAGAGCCATCCCATTCAAGAGCAGATCCTGA